GCTGCTAACAAACGCTTCATATGATATTCAGGAGAGGTTTGCAAACAATAAGCTTCATTTCTGAAAAAAGCCTTAATGTTACTTAAATAGACATCCGTTACCCCATACCGTGCCATAATAGGAGTTTCTACTTCCAAATAAAGACGTTGGGTAAAAAACTGACGAATTGCTGCCAAAAATTGCGCACGTTGACGTAATAATTCTATAGATGCTGAAGGCTGCCAAGATAACTCACCGCCCATTAGAAAAGTCCCAATTCAAGTCGTGCTGCCTCAGTCATCCGATCCTGAGACCATGGAGGCTCCCACACCAATTCCACAGTACAATCACTAACACCTTCAACTTGATTTACAGATTGCTCTACAGTCCCAGGAAAAGTTTGCGCAACTGGACAACCAGGTGTCGTTAGGGTCATTTGGATAAGCACATGTCGTTCGTCATCAATAGTCACATTATAAATTAAACCTAAATCGTAAATATTGACGGGAATCTCAGGGTCAAAAACACCTTTAAGCGCATCAATGACCGCATCATTTAATTGCTCTTTAGTACGCACTAATGGTGCTGTATCTTGTACTTGTTCCTTATCCTGTTTTTTCTTAAAGCCAAACATTGAAGGTTACTCCGTTTTTACTACAGCAATATCTTTATTTAATGCCGCTTCCAAAGTATGCCATGCTAAAGTGGCGCATTTGACTCGAGCCGGGAATGCTTTAACTCCAGCAAGAACAGTCAATCTATCCATAGCGCCTAGTTGAATTTCACTATCCACAGTCAACATATGATGAACTCGGTGAAACAATTCATGGGCTTCGCCTACTGTTTTACCTTTTAAGGCATCAGTCATCAAAGAGGCCGATGCTTGCGAAATGG
This Legionella fallonii LLAP-10 DNA region includes the following protein-coding sequences:
- a CDS encoding SUF system Fe-S cluster assembly protein; its protein translation is MFGFKKKQDKEQVQDTAPLVRTKEQLNDAVIDALKGVFDPEIPVNIYDLGLIYNVTIDDERHVLIQMTLTTPGCPVAQTFPGTVEQSVNQVEGVSDCTVELVWEPPWSQDRMTEAARLELGLF
- the sufU gene encoding Fe-S cluster assembly sulfur transfer protein SufU, with product MSAELRELYQEIIIDHNRNPRNHHAMDDATTQANGFNPLCGDKLTVYAKIENGLIADLSFVGCGCAISQASASLMTDALKGKTVGEAHELFHRVHHMLTVDSEIQLGAMDRLTVLAGVKAFPARVKCATLAWHTLEAALNKDIAVVKTE